A DNA window from Bradyrhizobium barranii subsp. barranii contains the following coding sequences:
- a CDS encoding winged helix-turn-helix transcriptional regulator, whose protein sequence is MKWDTLDEEPCSLSRTVAVVGDRWTLLILRECFLSVRRFEGFQSSLQITRHLLSERLKKLVRFGILRRVPYSEAPKRYEYILTQKGLDLYPIIMAMVHWGDTHMGDERGRPLLHQHKTCGKEFDPVMVCSECGEPLHAKQVHVHAGPGRKETVG, encoded by the coding sequence ATGAAGTGGGACACGCTGGATGAAGAGCCCTGCTCGCTCTCCCGCACTGTCGCCGTGGTCGGCGACCGCTGGACGCTGCTGATCCTGCGCGAATGTTTTTTAAGCGTGCGCCGGTTCGAGGGATTTCAGTCCTCGCTCCAGATCACGCGGCACCTGCTCTCGGAGCGACTGAAGAAGCTGGTGCGGTTCGGCATCCTGCGCCGCGTCCCCTATTCCGAGGCGCCCAAGCGCTACGAATACATCCTGACGCAGAAGGGCCTCGACCTCTACCCGATCATCATGGCGATGGTGCATTGGGGCGACACCCACATGGGCGACGAGCGCGGCCGCCCGCTGCTGCACCAGCACAAGACTTGCGGCAAGGAGTTCGACCCCGTGATGGTCTGCTCGGAATGCGGTGAGCCGCTGCATGCGAAACAGGTGCATGTGCATGCGGGGCCGGGGCGGAAGGAGACGGTGGGGTAG
- a CDS encoding SDR family oxidoreductase produces MPKRNATAAVIGAGDFIGSEIAKKFSAEGFTVFAGRRNGDKLAPLVKDIEAAGGEIHARSLDARKEEEVISFLNDADQHAPLEVCIFNVGANVNFPILDTTERVFRKVWEMACYSGFLAGREAARLMLPRGGGNIFFTGATASLRGGSGFAAFASAKFGLRAVAQAMARELGPNNIHVAHLIIDSGVDTEWVRQRRLEALGANALDNPDLLMPPSSVADAYWQLYQQPKSAWTFEMEIRPFGEKW; encoded by the coding sequence TTGCCCAAGCGAAACGCGACAGCCGCCGTGATCGGGGCCGGCGATTTCATCGGCTCCGAGATCGCCAAGAAATTTTCCGCGGAAGGTTTCACGGTCTTTGCCGGGCGCCGCAACGGCGACAAGCTGGCGCCGCTGGTGAAGGACATCGAGGCCGCCGGCGGCGAGATTCACGCGCGCTCGCTCGATGCACGCAAAGAGGAGGAGGTCATCTCCTTCCTCAATGACGCCGACCAGCACGCGCCGCTCGAAGTCTGCATCTTCAACGTCGGCGCCAACGTCAATTTCCCGATCCTCGACACCACCGAGCGCGTGTTCCGGAAGGTGTGGGAGATGGCCTGCTATTCCGGCTTCCTCGCCGGCCGGGAAGCAGCACGGCTGATGCTGCCGCGTGGTGGCGGCAACATCTTCTTCACCGGCGCGACGGCGAGCTTGCGCGGCGGCAGCGGCTTTGCGGCCTTTGCCAGCGCAAAATTCGGACTGCGCGCGGTGGCGCAGGCGATGGCGCGCGAGCTCGGGCCGAACAACATCCACGTCGCCCATCTCATCATCGATTCCGGCGTCGACACCGAGTGGGTGCGGCAGCGCCGGCTCGAAGCGCTCGGGGCGAATGCGCTTGATAATCCCGATCTTCTGATGCCGCCGTCATCTGTCGCGGATGCCTATTGGCAGCTCTATCAGCAGCCGAAGAGCGCCTGGACCTTCGAGATGGAGATCCGTCCCTTCGGAGAGAAATGGTGA